From the Bacillus sp. 2205SS5-2 genome, the window ACTACCTAGTGCCACGGGTATAAAGGCGGCTGTTAATGTATGAGGGCGTGTTAATTGCCACCAAATTCTCCATCCTTTATCCGCTTGAATAGTTGTTACTTCCATTTATCGTCTCTCCCTTTAATGTGAGATAATGTAGTAAAAAGGGCATAGTATATATACACTTACTTTACAAATCTAAGTGTAGGAAAAGCAACGGAAAGTGTCAATAACTTTTCACAATTAATAAAAGGTAAGTCTTTCTGAATTTGTTTAAGTGAACCCGTTTTCATTCATTCTAAAAAGGGTTTAGTATATAATAAGGATATAACTTGGTGCTACTTAGCGTAAGCATTGACACCATATAGGTGCAGGTGTATCTTTAAAGAAGTTTTAGGACACCGCATACGGCTTGTTTGGGGGGATTCACTTGACGACAGTCCAAAAAACGTTTATACAAGCTTCATTTGATGAAGCATTGATTAAAGCAAGACAAGATAATCGGCCAATTTTACTTAGTTATGTTCGTAAGCTTAGAGAAGCCGATCCCCTTTCCTTCTATCACGCTGGAAGTAACCTCTACCAAGGAGAGCGGTTTTTCTTCAAAGATCCAAATAGTTCATTGTTTTTGGTCGGTTTAGGAAATGCTTTTAGTATTAGATGTGGACAAGGAGTCGATCGGTTTTCACATATTGAAAAGCAGTGGGAAGGTATAACAAAAGAAGCGTTAACTTATAATCCTTATGAAATAAGAGGGACAGGTCCATTGATTTTTGGTGGATTTACGTTTGATCCGCAACGTGATCAAGAACCAGAATGGTCACAATTTTCTCAGGCCATTTTTCAACTGCCAACTTATTTATTATCAGTCAATCATGGAGAAGCCTATTTGACGACAAACATGATAATCACTGGACATGAGCATGAAAGCGTGCTGTTGCGACATCAACAACAAGTGGACGCGCTTTTAAATAACTCATCATCTGAGGTGTCAGTTCCTAAAATTGACCAATTAGAAGAAATTCGACCGGAGGAATGGAAAAAGTCTATCCAAAATGTGACTGATCGCATGAAAATGGAAGATTTAGAAAAAGTTGTTCTCGCCAGAAAAATGAAGATGACGTTTTCTGATAAAATATCCTCTGATTACTGTATTGAACATTTATACAAAGAACAAAAGGAAAGCTTCGTATTTAGCTTAGAAGTTATGAACAGTTGTTTTATCGGAGCAAGTCCCGAACGATTATTAAAGAAAAAAAATTCGATGATTTATTCTACTTGCTTGGCAGGGTCCATTGGTAGAGGACAAACTGATCAGGAAGATAAGGTACTCGGCAACGAATTGCTTCATGATGAGAAAAACTTGCATGAACACCAATTAGTGGTAGAAATGATTCAACAATCAATGGAAAGATATTGCGAACAGGTACAAGTTCCCTCGCCTCCGACTTTATTAAAAATGAGAGA encodes:
- a CDS encoding isochorismate synthase, which codes for MTTVQKTFIQASFDEALIKARQDNRPILLSYVRKLREADPLSFYHAGSNLYQGERFFFKDPNSSLFLVGLGNAFSIRCGQGVDRFSHIEKQWEGITKEALTYNPYEIRGTGPLIFGGFTFDPQRDQEPEWSQFSQAIFQLPTYLLSVNHGEAYLTTNMIITGHEHESVLLRHQQQVDALLNNSSSEVSVPKIDQLEEIRPEEWKKSIQNVTDRMKMEDLEKVVLARKMKMTFSDKISSDYCIEHLYKEQKESFVFSLEVMNSCFIGASPERLLKKKNSMIYSTCLAGSIGRGQTDQEDKVLGNELLHDEKNLHEHQLVVEMIQQSMERYCEQVQVPSPPTLLKMRDIQHLYTPVMGKDKQGQSLFQLLKSFHPTPALGGVPREAAMEVIRTVEEMDRGFYAAPIGWVDAEGNGEFSVAIRSGLLYKNESYLYSGCGVVADSTPDSEYEETAIKFRPMLRAVGGVIHES